DNA sequence from the Rattus rattus isolate New Zealand chromosome 2, Rrattus_CSIRO_v1, whole genome shotgun sequence genome:
tgcaCCAGCACCCATGACTGTTCACAATCTTCCAACCAACTTTCCGAGAGCCCCTTTCACATCTTTGTTTCTAAGGCTGTAAATTATTGGATTCAACATGGAAGTCATAACTGAATAGAACACAGAGACAACCTTATCCTTTTCACTCATTGTCTTGGAGTTGGGTCTCATGTAGGCAAATATTCCAGACCCATAGTAGAAGACCACGACAGTGAggtgggacccacaggttgagaagacTTTGAGCCTTCCCTCCTTAGACTGCATCCGGATTACAGTGGAGATGATGTTCCCATAGGAGACAAGGATGAGGGAGACAGGAGCTAATAGGATAATCACTCCCACTAAAAACAGAGCCATTTCTGCATTGTAGGTGTCAGCTGAAGCCAGCTTTAGGAGGGCAGGTGGTTCACAGAAGTAGTGATTAATTACATTCTGTCCCCGATAAGGGATATACAGTGTAAACGCACTGTCCACTGAGCATGCCAATGCTCCACTTATCCAGGAAACTACAGCCAACTGGAAACAAAGCCTCTGGGTCATGATGGTGGAGTAGTGCAAGGGTTTACAGACAGCTACATACCGGTCATAGGACATAACTGCCAGCAGAGCACACTCTGTGCACCCTGCTAGGAGAAAGACAACTATCTGTATCGagcatccaataaaagaaatggttTTCCTTTTTGAAAGGAAGTGTACCAGCATCTGGGGTACGATGCTTGTAGAGAAGCAGAGGTCAGCAAAGGATAAGTTCTtgagaaaaaagtacatgggtgtATGAAGTCGAGAGTCAATATGAATAAGGATTATGATTAACAAGTTTCCAAATACTGAAAGGAAATAGATGACCAGGAAAATACAGAATAGCAAGATTTGAACTTTAGAATTCTCTGAGAGTCCCAGCAGAATAAATTCAACTACGTAAGTTTGGTTTCTT
Encoded proteins:
- the LOC116894155 gene encoding olfactory receptor 2D3-like, whose product is MGGRNQTYVVEFILLGLSENSKVQILLFCIFLVIYFLSVFGNLLIIILIHIDSRLHTPMYFFLKNLSFADLCFSTSIVPQMLVHFLSKRKTISFIGCSIQIVVFLLAGCTECALLAVMSYDRYVAVCKPLHYSTIMTQRLCFQLAVVSWISGALACSVDSAFTLYIPYRGQNVINHYFCEPPALLKLASADTYNAEMALFLVGVIILLAPVSLILVSYGNIISTVIRMQSKEGRLKVFSTCGSHLTVVVFYYGSGIFAYMRPNSKTMSEKDKVVSVFYSVMTSMLNPIIYSLRNKDVKGALGKLVGRL